One window of Mesoplasma syrphidae genomic DNA carries:
- the nusB gene encoding transcription antitermination factor NusB translates to MEELKISLTTRRKLLVQMYYRYLLASSSLEYIKQDILDETQAQLDEKTALIANDINEKLEELIIIVEEHLSIDWKWERLPALIGAIFVIGSYEIKYTDTPKPVTINEMVKLTKELEPDFDYKFINAVLDKIRKI, encoded by the coding sequence ATGGAAGAATTAAAAATTAGTTTAACTACTAGAAGAAAACTTTTAGTTCAAATGTATTATAGATATTTGCTGGCCAGCTCTTCTTTAGAATATATTAAGCAAGATATTTTAGATGAAACTCAAGCGCAACTAGACGAGAAAACGGCTCTGATTGCTAATGATATTAATGAAAAACTAGAAGAACTTATTATAATTGTTGAAGAACATTTATCAATTGACTGAAAATGAGAAAGGCTACCAGCTTTAATTGGAGCAATTTTTGTAATTGGCTCTTATGAAATAAAATATACTGATACTCCAAAGCCAGTGACAATTAATGAGATGGTTAAACTCACAAAGGAATTGGAGCCAGATTTTGACTATAAATTTATAAACGCTGTTTTAGATAAAATTAGAAAAATATAG
- a CDS encoding DUF896 domain-containing protein — MRNNIEMLSFQELILEINRLVAIKKTRALSVEEEEMRSLLRTRYIELYKRNLEHQLQSIKVVNENGEDITPKKIKDLKKQGDTNEK; from the coding sequence ATGAGAAATAATATTGAGATGCTATCTTTTCAAGAATTAATCTTGGAAATTAACCGTTTGGTTGCAATTAAAAAAACTCGTGCTTTATCAGTTGAAGAAGAAGAAATGCGTAGTTTGTTGCGTACACGTTATATTGAACTTTATAAACGTAATTTAGAGCATCAACTTCAATCAATTAAAGTTGTTAATGAAAATGGCGAAGATATCACACCAAAAAAAATAAAAGATCTAAAAAAACAAGGAGATACTAATGAAAAATAA
- the tkt gene encoding transketolase, with translation MKNNIGNDNLNALRILGVEAVNKANSGHPGIVLGAAPMVFTLFTKIMKQNPQNPKWFDRDRFVLSAGHGSALLYSALHLSGYDLSIKDLKKFRQWGSLTPGHPESIITTGVEVTTGPLGQGIGMGVGMALAEAFLANKFNKPGYDIINHFTYVLCGDGDLQEGVAQEAISFAGKNQLNKLILLHDSNDIQLDDEVAKAQAENLKLRFRSANWNTLRVENGEDLKSLEKALKKAKSSSKPTYIEVKTIIGLGAPKAATSSVHGAPLGKDLETVKNYFSWSHKDFEVPQTVMDFWKENVWTRGLEINNSWDELYKSYAKQYPTEFAELEKALNRNWTFDEAKIMSQIPLKPQATRISSGTIFNTLVQSNSTMLGGSADLASSTKIKGPDGNYEPSFKQGRNIMYGVREFGMGVINNGMTAHGGILAYASGFFVFADYLKPAMRLASIMKLQQLYIFTHDSVAVGEDGPTHQPIEQLAMLRSIPNHTLIRPADYSETAAAYKIALEITDGPTTLALTRQDLRELPHKNVFENVKKGAYIIADEKDATITLIASGSEVGLAIDVKDSLLKNNIKAKVVSMPSTSLFDKQSSKYKDSIIDQKTLRVSIEMGTTWGWHKYIGDSGLAFGIDSFGESAPGEVVIEKFGFKVDNITNQILKHLQKK, from the coding sequence ATGAAAAATAATATTGGAAATGACAATTTAAATGCATTAAGAATATTGGGAGTTGAAGCTGTTAATAAAGCCAATTCAGGGCACCCAGGGATTGTTTTGGGAGCTGCTCCAATGGTATTTACTTTATTTACTAAAATTATGAAGCAGAATCCACAAAATCCTAAATGATTTGACCGTGATCGCTTCGTTTTGTCAGCTGGACACGGAAGTGCTTTATTATATTCAGCGTTACATTTATCGGGATACGATTTATCAATTAAAGATTTAAAAAAGTTTCGCCAATGAGGAAGTTTAACTCCAGGACATCCAGAATCAATAATTACAACTGGTGTTGAAGTTACAACTGGACCTTTGGGACAAGGAATTGGAATGGGTGTTGGAATGGCTTTAGCTGAAGCATTTTTGGCAAATAAGTTTAACAAACCTGGATATGATATTATTAATCATTTTACTTATGTTTTATGTGGTGATGGAGATTTGCAAGAAGGAGTTGCTCAAGAAGCAATCTCATTTGCTGGCAAAAATCAGCTAAATAAATTAATTTTGTTGCATGATTCAAATGATATTCAACTAGACGATGAAGTTGCAAAAGCTCAGGCCGAAAACTTAAAACTAAGATTTAGGTCAGCTAATTGAAATACTCTTCGAGTAGAAAACGGAGAAGATTTGAAATCTTTGGAAAAAGCGCTTAAGAAAGCTAAGAGTTCTTCAAAACCAACTTACATTGAAGTTAAAACTATAATTGGTTTAGGAGCACCAAAGGCTGCCACTAGTTCAGTTCATGGAGCACCTTTAGGAAAAGATCTTGAAACAGTTAAAAATTACTTTAGCTGATCACACAAAGACTTTGAAGTTCCACAAACTGTTATGGATTTTTGAAAAGAAAATGTCTGAACTCGCGGTCTTGAAATTAATAATTCGTGGGATGAACTTTATAAAAGCTATGCAAAGCAGTATCCAACTGAATTTGCAGAACTAGAAAAAGCTTTAAATCGAAATTGAACCTTTGATGAAGCTAAAATAATGAGTCAAATTCCATTAAAACCTCAAGCAACGAGAATTAGCTCTGGAACTATTTTTAATACATTGGTACAATCTAATTCTACAATGTTAGGTGGAAGCGCTGATTTAGCATCATCAACAAAAATTAAAGGTCCAGATGGAAATTACGAACCTTCATTTAAGCAAGGGCGTAATATAATGTATGGTGTTAGAGAATTTGGTATGGGAGTTATCAATAACGGAATGACTGCACATGGAGGAATTTTAGCATATGCCAGTGGTTTTTTTGTCTTTGCTGATTATTTAAAACCAGCAATGCGATTAGCATCAATTATGAAATTGCAGCAGTTATATATTTTTACTCATGATTCAGTAGCTGTTGGAGAAGATGGGCCAACACATCAACCAATTGAGCAATTGGCAATGTTACGTTCAATTCCAAATCATACTTTAATTCGCCCAGCTGACTACTCAGAAACAGCTGCAGCTTATAAAATAGCTTTAGAAATAACAGATGGACCAACAACATTAGCATTGACCCGTCAAGACTTGCGTGAATTACCACATAAAAATGTTTTTGAAAATGTTAAAAAAGGTGCATATATTATTGCAGATGAAAAAGATGCTACAATAACATTAATAGCCTCTGGTTCTGAGGTTGGATTAGCAATTGATGTTAAAGATTCCTTATTGAAAAATAATATAAAGGCAAAAGTTGTTTCAATGCCGTCAACATCATTATTTGATAAACAATCATCTAAATATAAAGATTCTATTATAGATCAAAAGACTTTAAGAGTCTCAATTGAAATGGGAACTACTTGAGGTTGACATAAATATATTGGTGATTCTGGTCTAGCATTTGGAATTGATTCATTTGGGGAATCTGCGCCTGGGGAAGTTGTTATTGAAAAATTTGGGTTTAAAGTAGATAATATTACTAACCAAATATTAAAACATTTACAAAAAAAATAA
- the plsY gene encoding glycerol-3-phosphate 1-O-acyltransferase PlsY — translation MYYLGTIIACIIGYLIGAISFSVIIVRWRYGVDVRTTGSGNAGATNTARLLGKKWGIAVVFLDGIKVVVVGFVAVGLSFINSSLFSQTSYFIPCIFALIGHCYPVYYNFKGGKAVSCFLGLLLVVNYAYLLLFLFIWWTTIFIFKKVSVSSIIAALTIGVIIWIPHTYGVNSYLINWNSWTEFNLAWSNGYILTEFNWMHTLTPHEYASSILEMQMCILIGFLILGWRHFPNIKRIKNKTEPITFPKLTNEEKHKLKIERELIRKQKKETKAKKN, via the coding sequence ATGTATTACTTAGGCACTATAATTGCATGTATTATTGGATACTTGATTGGGGCTATCTCTTTTTCCGTAATTATTGTTAGATGACGCTACGGCGTTGACGTTAGAACAACTGGATCTGGAAACGCGGGAGCAACTAATACTGCTAGACTATTAGGAAAGAAATGAGGAATTGCTGTAGTTTTTCTAGATGGTATTAAGGTTGTTGTTGTAGGTTTTGTAGCTGTAGGATTATCTTTTATTAATAGCTCGCTCTTTTCTCAAACAAGTTATTTTATTCCTTGTATCTTTGCCCTAATCGGACATTGTTATCCGGTTTATTATAATTTTAAAGGTGGAAAAGCAGTTTCTTGTTTTTTGGGATTATTGCTGGTTGTGAATTATGCATATTTATTATTATTTTTATTTATATGATGAACAACAATTTTCATTTTCAAAAAAGTTTCAGTTTCGTCAATCATTGCTGCTTTAACAATTGGGGTTATTATTTGAATTCCTCATACTTATGGAGTGAATAGTTATTTAATTAATTGAAATTCTTGAACAGAATTTAATCTCGCTTGATCTAATGGATATATTTTAACAGAATTTAATTGAATGCATACGTTAACACCTCATGAGTATGCATCCTCAATTTTGGAAATGCAAATGTGTATACTAATTGGTTTCTTAATTTTAGGATGAAGACATTTTCCAAATATTAAACGTATCAAAAATAAGACCGAGCCGATTACCTTTCCAAAGTTAACAAATGAAGAAAAGCATAAACTAAAAATAGAACGTGAGCTTATCCGTAAGCAAAAAAAAGAAACAAAGGCTAAAAAGAATTAA
- a CDS encoding deoxyribonuclease IV, with protein sequence MKKYPILGSHVSASEKNNYLIGAVTESVNNDANTFMIYTGPPQNANRKPIENFKIAEMHELLKKYNLDINDLVVHAPYLINISNPVNEATWNFGIQLLIREIERCEAIGINILVLHPGAYTKGEPTQALEKLIEGLNLVSEYQNNVRIAIETMSGKGTEVGTDLQQIAYVISKLNNPEKVGVCLDTCHMNDAGYDLSTWSAIKETITKTVGSDKILVFHLNDSKNPIGAHKDRHENIGYGTIGFEILNEILWDTDYQEIPKILETPYVRDVSPYKAEISDLRNKTFTDPFKSLK encoded by the coding sequence ATGAAAAAATATCCAATTCTTGGTTCACATGTTTCAGCATCAGAAAAAAATAACTATTTAATTGGGGCTGTGACTGAAAGTGTTAATAATGACGCAAACACTTTCATGATTTATACGGGCCCACCTCAAAATGCTAATCGCAAACCAATAGAGAATTTTAAAATAGCAGAAATGCATGAATTATTGAAAAAGTATAATCTTGATATTAATGATTTAGTGGTTCATGCTCCATATTTAATTAATATATCTAATCCTGTTAATGAGGCAACTTGAAATTTTGGGATTCAATTGCTAATTCGTGAAATTGAAAGATGCGAAGCAATTGGAATTAATATTTTAGTATTGCATCCTGGCGCATATACTAAAGGAGAACCAACTCAGGCATTAGAGAAACTAATTGAGGGTTTGAACCTTGTTAGTGAATATCAAAATAATGTTAGAATAGCGATTGAAACAATGAGCGGCAAAGGAACTGAAGTCGGAACTGATTTGCAACAAATTGCTTATGTAATATCCAAATTAAACAATCCTGAAAAAGTTGGAGTTTGCTTAGATACCTGTCATATGAATGATGCTGGATATGATTTAAGTACTTGATCTGCTATCAAAGAAACAATCACTAAAACAGTAGGTTCTGATAAGATTTTGGTATTTCATTTAAATGATTCAAAAAATCCTATTGGAGCTCATAAAGATCGCCATGAAAATATTGGTTATGGAACAATTGGGTTTGAAATACTAAATGAGATTTTATGAGATACTGATTATCAAGAAATTCCAAAAATTTTGGAAACACCATATGTTCGAGACGTTTCACCATATAAAGCAGAAATTAGCGATTTGAGAAATAAAACTTTTACAGATCCCTTTAAAAGTCTGAAATAG
- a CDS encoding YneF family protein, which produces MLLATSFSAGGLAGMLIGVILGALLVGGIIGFFITRIVVKKQLKENPPINEKQIRAMYMSMGRKPSEADIKKTMNAMKRGK; this is translated from the coding sequence ATATTATTGGCAACTAGCTTTTCAGCTGGAGGATTAGCAGGAATGCTAATCGGAGTTATTTTAGGAGCATTATTAGTTGGAGGAATTATTGGATTTTTTATTACAAGAATTGTTGTTAAAAAACAATTAAAAGAAAATCCACCTATTAACGAAAAGCAAATTAGAGCTATGTACATGAGTATGGGAAGAAAACCATCTGAAGCAGACATTAAAAAAACAATGAACGCAATGAAGCGTGGAAAATAA
- a CDS encoding MarR family winged helix-turn-helix transcriptional regulator, producing the protein MQKDVIEIPFSFKLYFIIVNGIKYVNKKNRLPANMDKMYFTVLLLIFFKPKINQRQISLNLEIDKTTMSRIIAKLEEFNFITKTQDPTNRRSTNLQVTKKGYAWATDLNDYVYEYRNKLLEGADPEKIKITQELISHALKNSANLDSDEYFKF; encoded by the coding sequence ATGCAAAAAGATGTCATCGAAATTCCATTTTCGTTTAAACTTTATTTTATTATTGTGAATGGAATTAAATATGTTAACAAAAAAAATAGATTGCCAGCAAATATGGATAAAATGTATTTTACTGTATTGTTATTAATTTTTTTCAAACCGAAAATCAATCAACGTCAAATTTCTTTGAATTTAGAAATTGACAAAACAACAATGAGTCGAATAATTGCTAAATTGGAAGAATTCAATTTTATTACCAAGACTCAAGATCCAACAAATCGTCGTAGTACAAATCTTCAAGTAACCAAAAAAGGGTATGCTTGAGCAACAGATTTAAATGATTATGTATATGAATACCGCAACAAGTTATTAGAAGGCGCTGACCCAGAAAAAATTAAAATTACGCAAGAGTTAATTAGCCATGCACTAAAAAATTCTGCAAATCTAGATAGCGACGAATATTTTAAATTTTAA
- a CDS encoding ROK family protein, with protein MRKILGIDLGGTSAKVGIVNQFGELETSFIVKNDKSNLLENLAKKTINKIEQLGYNYDIDIERIGFACPGFINHEEGIVILSGNLNLQNFDIKTAIKSLFKKQEVYILNDVNAAALGEYWTGSASRYSSGIFYWLGTGIGGAIVSENKLLSGEHGFAGEFGHGGKMQTLFKCNCGLNYCIERTCSAVSFGKTFTKLVADNNLTSIAKLFKNPNDITMEEISKVYKENNKPQEIRVLIEEIYRPLFNHMAIMIQALDPALVVIGGGGSGMGTDLLEIIEENVKPLIVKIIRDQITFDLASLENCSGIIGAAYYAINNWDY; from the coding sequence ATGAGAAAAATTTTGGGAATTGATTTAGGTGGAACAAGTGCTAAAGTTGGAATTGTTAATCAATTTGGGGAACTTGAAACATCATTTATTGTTAAAAATGACAAGAGCAATTTGCTAGAAAATTTAGCTAAGAAAACAATCAACAAAATTGAACAATTGGGATACAACTATGATATAGATATTGAAAGAATTGGATTTGCTTGTCCAGGGTTTATTAATCACGAAGAAGGAATTGTTATTTTATCGGGAAATTTAAATCTGCAAAATTTTGATATTAAAACAGCAATTAAGAGTTTATTCAAAAAACAGGAAGTTTATATTTTAAATGATGTTAATGCTGCAGCTTTAGGAGAATATTGAACTGGTTCTGCATCACGTTATTCATCAGGAATTTTTTATTGATTGGGAACCGGAATTGGTGGGGCTATTGTTAGCGAAAATAAATTATTGTCTGGGGAACATGGCTTTGCTGGAGAATTTGGCCATGGTGGAAAGATGCAAACCTTATTTAAATGTAACTGCGGTTTAAATTATTGTATTGAAAGAACTTGTTCAGCTGTTTCTTTTGGAAAAACATTTACAAAATTGGTTGCCGATAATAACTTAACAAGTATTGCAAAATTGTTTAAAAATCCAAATGACATTACAATGGAAGAAATATCAAAAGTATACAAGGAAAATAATAAACCTCAAGAAATTAGAGTTTTGATTGAAGAAATTTATCGACCATTGTTCAATCATATGGCAATTATGATTCAAGCTTTAGATCCTGCCCTTGTTGTCATCGGAGGTGGTGGTTCTGGAATGGGAACGGATTTATTGGAAATTATTGAGGAAAATGTTAAACCATTAATCGTGAAAATTATTAGGGATCAAATTACTTTTGATTTGGCGTCATTAGAAAATTGTTCGGGAATTATTGGAGCAGCTTATTATGCAATTAATAACTGAGACTACTAA
- a CDS encoding ABC transporter permease, with the protein MSKKNDKKFVKRNETIDGWFKGLGQAIKIEIESRIFMSWKRIIKFIGIAVVPIIYGITCVLAFWNPIEGIGKAPIAIMNMDHNIILVSAFEEDKALSPESSSGYRLKMGALNYRNAQATIGSQGESIEDLHKVVYNLENGKDFDGNSKPAGIDLVLNNGLKIKTGDNKNIKYEVTSSWEIIKSKLLPKTDNNIRDQDYLFSSSKIADKMALTNIKYIDSNQEIEKQWKGTKYYAQLKLKKDYLANLIGYAGALLYQAAATDDEVATNLNKSLTEWVAEMKNNQIDIWTTFERNFIFGYYMSTFNSFAEGMIIKTIPAVLTSFVGTNIMNSLSITGDILNLALADAGNTTLNNEFDSHQKYVVMSVPNLPDLGTPDKRRIFEKYTIFGDVDENGALASTAKGGKLIQFINEITDLGKWLLDNTKVLDALGIITGNSEFQQFIKTLIINIIDAGIKEDAPHLNQVLYNALIGQTDKTDNTVLSVVIKKIAVLFGLGDNLKKIEAFLNNLGTFDTTLLEPIMTQKQFIQNADASVAKNSNYLLGATRVEELPTKLKIFFNDKLLGGFSPDEIIKVDIQGENNGLYGIGLGIFFLVIGLWVGVLMQTFIFDRGKRVAKATAIQWYLSKTVLMMLTVFVQATLQIWLAYAVGWNMLGLATMCYIWLWFIASGFLFVIIIQSLWFIVKDESIGKFLAVIVMVLSLAAGGGTFPAFAQFKFFHYVSYFVPFTYVIRGFTAITFGTSLATTTTLATQMYILKNFAVFFIYILIFLSLGLTVGARNRLKDMNYGSHRGIKVFMAMKELGRDTSKFATFKTRRNSQKPKYSFHWKTLSKSFDQELYMKCRELFPFEGEFKWHKSKTYDFVQKPNYSDEDQISRNE; encoded by the coding sequence ATGTCTAAAAAAAATGACAAAAAATTCGTTAAGCGCAACGAAACAATTGACGGATGATTTAAAGGTTTGGGTCAGGCAATTAAAATTGAAATTGAGTCAAGAATTTTTATGTCTTGAAAACGAATTATTAAATTTATTGGAATTGCAGTTGTTCCAATAATTTATGGGATTACTTGTGTTTTAGCTTTTTGAAATCCAATTGAAGGAATAGGGAAAGCTCCAATTGCAATTATGAACATGGATCATAATATTATTTTGGTTAGTGCATTTGAAGAAGATAAGGCTTTGAGTCCAGAATCTTCAAGTGGTTATCGTTTAAAAATGGGGGCTTTAAATTATCGCAACGCTCAAGCAACAATTGGATCTCAAGGAGAGTCAATTGAAGACTTGCATAAAGTTGTTTATAACTTGGAAAATGGAAAAGATTTTGATGGTAATTCCAAACCAGCTGGAATTGATTTAGTTTTAAATAATGGATTAAAAATTAAAACTGGGGATAATAAAAATATTAAATACGAAGTAACCAGTAGCTGAGAAATTATTAAATCAAAATTATTGCCAAAAACAGATAACAATATTAGAGATCAAGATTATCTTTTTTCCTCTTCTAAGATTGCTGATAAGATGGCTTTGACAAATATTAAGTACATTGATAGTAATCAAGAAATTGAGAAGCAATGAAAAGGGACAAAATATTATGCTCAACTAAAACTTAAAAAAGATTATCTTGCAAACTTAATTGGTTATGCGGGTGCTCTACTATATCAAGCTGCAGCAACAGATGATGAAGTTGCTACTAACTTGAACAAATCTTTAACTGAGTGAGTTGCTGAAATGAAGAATAATCAAATTGACATATGAACTACTTTTGAGCGTAACTTTATTTTTGGTTATTATATGAGTACGTTTAATTCCTTTGCAGAAGGGATGATTATTAAAACAATACCAGCAGTGTTAACTTCATTTGTAGGAACAAATATTATGAATAGTCTTTCAATAACAGGAGATATTTTGAACCTGGCACTTGCTGATGCTGGAAATACCACTCTAAATAACGAGTTTGATAGTCACCAAAAATATGTAGTAATGAGTGTTCCTAATTTACCAGATTTGGGAACACCTGACAAGCGTCGAATTTTTGAAAAATATACTATTTTTGGAGATGTTGATGAAAATGGGGCTTTGGCAAGCACGGCGAAGGGTGGAAAATTAATTCAATTCATTAATGAAATCACTGATTTAGGTAAATGATTGTTGGATAATACTAAGGTTTTGGATGCCTTAGGAATTATTACAGGAAATTCAGAGTTTCAGCAATTTATTAAGACTTTGATTATCAATATTATAGATGCAGGAATTAAAGAAGACGCTCCGCATCTTAATCAAGTTTTGTACAATGCCCTAATTGGACAAACAGACAAAACAGATAATACAGTTTTGTCAGTAGTCATTAAAAAAATTGCAGTATTATTTGGACTTGGCGACAATCTTAAAAAGATTGAAGCATTTTTAAATAATTTGGGAACTTTTGACACTACTTTACTAGAACCAATTATGACTCAAAAACAATTTATTCAAAATGCTGATGCTAGTGTAGCTAAAAACTCGAATTATTTGTTGGGCGCTACACGAGTTGAAGAATTACCAACTAAACTAAAAATCTTCTTCAATGACAAACTTTTGGGTGGATTTTCACCTGATGAAATTATCAAAGTAGATATTCAAGGAGAAAATAATGGCCTATACGGAATTGGGCTAGGAATATTTTTCTTAGTTATTGGATTATGAGTTGGAGTCTTGATGCAAACATTTATTTTTGATAGAGGAAAACGAGTTGCTAAGGCAACTGCCATTCAATGATATTTGTCAAAAACCGTCTTAATGATGTTGACAGTTTTTGTACAAGCAACACTTCAAATTTGGCTAGCATATGCAGTGGGATGAAACATGCTCGGTCTAGCGACAATGTGCTACATTTGGTTATGATTTATTGCATCAGGATTTCTATTTGTAATTATTATTCAATCTTTATGATTCATTGTTAAAGATGAATCAATTGGAAAATTTCTGGCTGTAATTGTAATGGTACTGTCACTAGCAGCTGGAGGTGGAACTTTTCCAGCTTTTGCTCAATTTAAATTCTTTCACTATGTAAGTTATTTTGTACCCTTTACTTATGTAATAAGAGGCTTTACAGCGATAACCTTTGGAACTTCATTAGCAACTACAACAACACTTGCAACTCAAATGTATATTTTAAAAAACTTTGCCGTCTTTTTTATCTATATTTTGATTTTTTTGAGTTTAGGTTTAACTGTCGGCGCAAGAAATCGCTTAAAGGATATGAATTATGGATCGCACCGTGGTATAAAAGTGTTTATGGCTATGAAAGAATTGGGACGTGATACTTCAAAATTTGCTACTTTTAAAACTCGAAGAAATAGTCAAAAGCCAAAGTACAGTTTTCACTGAAAAACTTTGTCAAAATCTTTTGATCAAGAGTTGTATATGAAATGTCGAGAACTATTTCCATTTGAAGGAGAATTTAAATGACACAAGAGCAAAACTTATGACTTTGTGCAGAAGCCAAATTATTCAGATGAAGACCAGATTTCTAGAAATGAATAA
- a CDS encoding type 1 glutamine amidotransferase domain-containing protein produces the protein MKILIVLTNVSQYGNSSQATGLWLSEVTDFIKGFQNSEFDIEYASPKGGVVPLDPRSLKIADRDSLDLLSKDTNFTRALKNSMPIKEAIMNKYDLIYFAGGHGAMWDFYNNIEIEKLVINNYQQGGYIASICHGIAALLSIKHDSSEYLISNKRITGFTDTEELLSSKKFKVPFSNERVAKFNGAIFVKKRFFKSNVVVDGQLITGQNFKSVLALAKISKKLMTNK, from the coding sequence ATGAAGATCTTAATTGTCCTAACTAATGTTTCACAATATGGTAATAGTTCTCAAGCAACTGGTCTATGATTGAGTGAAGTAACTGACTTTATAAAAGGATTTCAAAACTCCGAATTTGACATTGAATATGCTAGTCCAAAAGGAGGCGTAGTGCCTTTAGATCCTCGCAGCCTTAAAATAGCTGACAGAGATTCATTAGATTTATTAAGTAAAGATACTAATTTTACAAGAGCTTTGAAAAATTCTATGCCTATTAAAGAGGCTATTATGAATAAATATGATTTGATTTATTTTGCTGGTGGACATGGAGCTATGTGAGATTTTTATAACAACATTGAAATTGAAAAGCTAGTTATAAATAACTATCAGCAAGGAGGGTACATTGCTAGTATATGTCATGGAATAGCTGCATTATTATCAATCAAACATGATAGCAGTGAATACTTAATTAGTAATAAACGTATTACCGGCTTTACTGATACTGAAGAACTTTTAAGTAGTAAAAAATTTAAAGTTCCATTTTCAAATGAAAGAGTTGCTAAATTTAATGGAGCAATATTTGTTAAGAAGCGTTTTTTTAAATCTAACGTTGTTGTAGATGGCCAATTAATTACTGGGCAAAATTTTAAATCGGTACTTGCTTTGGCAAAAATATCTAAGAAACTTATGACGAACAAGTAA
- a CDS encoding riboflavin kinase, translating into MRNIYYSELTKMLYNMDPSIAIIGDFGNWTKNESNLLLEAKKRFANENLSMIVDSDNYNIANIISNNILKAKCQEQKLTYVEYYKAVFERNWSNFKQDLNIKKVITFDNYSELSNLVKAFGKENVITINWNENQDQCLLEILNALGTANLDKYFNLTGHNFIFKGHVEHGNHYGRELGFPTANLLTNKMLKAKYGVYLVKVTLPNEDFTHWGIASFWINNQGVEVFETHILNFDQDIYGWGIQIELIKYLRDNQKVSSVKELKEIINNDKIEALKLIA; encoded by the coding sequence ATGAGAAATATATATTACAGTGAACTAACAAAAATGCTTTATAATATGGACCCATCAATTGCAATAATTGGTGACTTTGGAAATTGAACTAAGAACGAGTCAAATTTATTGTTGGAAGCTAAAAAAAGATTTGCGAATGAAAATTTAAGTATGATAGTTGATTCAGACAATTATAATATTGCTAATATTATTTCAAACAACATTTTAAAAGCTAAATGCCAAGAGCAGAAACTTACGTATGTCGAATATTACAAAGCAGTTTTTGAACGTAACTGAAGCAATTTTAAACAGGATTTAAATATTAAAAAGGTAATTACATTTGATAATTATTCTGAATTGTCAAATTTAGTAAAGGCTTTTGGAAAAGAAAATGTCATTACTATTAATTGAAATGAAAATCAAGATCAATGTCTGCTAGAAATTTTAAACGCATTAGGAACGGCGAATTTAGATAAATACTTTAATCTAACAGGGCACAATTTTATTTTCAAAGGTCACGTCGAACATGGAAATCATTACGGTCGAGAACTTGGTTTTCCAACAGCGAATCTTTTAACTAATAAGATGTTAAAGGCTAAATATGGAGTTTATTTAGTAAAAGTTACTTTACCCAATGAAGATTTTACTCATTGAGGAATTGCCTCTTTTTGAATTAACAATCAAGGTGTCGAAGTTTTTGAAACCCACATTTTAAATTTTGATCAAGATATCTATGGTTGAGGAATCCAAATTGAGCTAATAAAATATTTACGTGATAATCAAAAAGTTAGTTCAGTTAAAGAACTAAAAGAAATAATCAACAATGATAAAATAGAGGCATTAAAATTAATTGCCTAG